One genomic segment of Vulpes vulpes isolate BD-2025 chromosome 2, VulVul3, whole genome shotgun sequence includes these proteins:
- the SLC25A19 gene encoding mitochondrial thiamine pyrophosphate carrier, with protein MVGYDPKADGRNISSFEVAVAGSVSGLVTRVMISPLDVIKIRFQLQIERLSRSDPGAKYHGILQAGRQILQEEGPTAFWKGHVPAQLLSIGYGAVQFLSFELLTELVHRATKYDARDFSVHFVCGGLSASAATLAVHPVDVLRTRFAAQGEPKVYKTLREAVVTMYRTEGPLVFYKGLNPTLIAIFPYAGFQFSFYSALKHVHEWVIPTEGANSENLKNLLCGSGAGVISKTLTYPLDLFKKRLQVGGFERARATFGQVRSYKGLLDCARQVLREEGPRGFFKGLSPSLLKAALSTGFVFFWYELFCNLFHHMKKADS; from the exons ATGGTCGGCTATGACCCCAAAGCTGATGGCAGGAATATTTCCAGTTTTGAGGTGGCTGTTGCTGGCTCTGTGTCTGGACTTGTCACTCGGGTGATGATCAGCCCCTTGGATGTCATCAAGATCCGTTTCCAG CTTCAGATTGAACGCCTGTCTCGCAGTGACCCTGGTGCAAAATACCATGGGATCCTACAGGCCGGGAGACAGATCTTGCAGGAGGAAGGCCCCACAGCATTCTGGAAAGGACATGTCCCAGCCCAGCTTCTCTCTATAGGCTACGGAGCTGTCCAG TTTCTGTCATTTGAACTCCTGACCGAGCTGGTGCACAGAGCCACCAAGTACGATGCCCGTGACTTCTCAGTGCACTTCGTGTGTGGCGGCCTGTCTGCCAGCGCAGCCACCCTCGCTGTGCATCCTGTGGATGTGCTGCGTACTCGCTTTGCAGCTCAGGGTGAGCCCAAG GTGTATAAAACCCTTCGAGAAGCCGTGGTGACCATGTATAGGACCGAAGGCCCCTTGGTTTTCTACAAAGGCTTGAACCCCACCTTGATTGCCATCTTCCCTTACGCCGGATTCCAGTTCTCCTTCTACAGCGCCTTGAAGCACGTGCATGAATGGGTCATTCCCACCGAGGGAGCAAACAGTG AGAACCTCAAAAACCTGCTCTGTGGCAGTGGAGCTGGAGTCATCAGCAAGACCCTCACGTACCCCCTGGACCTCTTCAAGAAACGGCTACAGGTTGGAGGGTTTGAGCGGGCCCGAGCCACCTTCGGGCAG GTCCGCAGCTATAAGGGCCTCCTGGACTGCGCCCGGCAGGTGCTGAGGGAGGAAGGCCCCAGGGGCTTCTTCAAGGGCCTGTCCCCCAGCCTGCTGAAGGCCGCTCTCTCTACCGGCTTCGTGTTCTTCTGGTATGAGCTCTTCTGTAACCTCTTCCACCACATGAAGAAGGCGGACAGCTAG
- the MIF4GD gene encoding MIF4G domain-containing protein gives MVMGEPGREEYKIQSFDAETQQLLKTALKEPGAVDLEKVANVIVDHSLQDCVFSKEAGRMCYAIIQAESKQAGQSVFRRGLLNRLQQEYQAREQLRARSLQGWVCYVTFICNIFDYLRVNNMPMMALVNPVYDCLFRLAQPDSLSKEEEVDCLVLQLHRVGEQLEKMNRQRMDELFVLIRDGFLLPSGLSSLAQLLLLEIIEFRAAGWKTTPAAHKYYYSEVSD, from the exons ATGGTCATGGGGGAGCCTGGTAGAGAGGAGTATAAAATCCAGTCTTTTGATGCAGAGACTCAGCAGCTGCTGAAGACAGCACTCAAAG AGCCAGGTGCTGTGGACTTGGAAAAGGTGGCCAACGTGATCGTGGACCATTCTCTGCAGGACTGTGTGTTCAGCAAAGAAGCAGGACGCATGTGCTATGCCATTATTCAG GCtgagagcaagcaagcaggccAGAGCGTCTTCCGACGGGGACTCCTCAACCGGCTGCAGCAGGAGTACCAGGCTCGGGAGCAGCTGCGAGCCCGGTCCCTGCAGGGCTGGGTCTGCTATGTCACCTTTATCTGCAACATCTTTGACTACCTGAGG GTGAACAACATGCCCATGATGGCCCTGGTGAACCCTGTGTATGACTGCCTCTTCCGGCTGGCCCAGCCCGACAGTctgagcaaggaggaggag GTGGACTGCCTGGTGCTGCAGCTGCACCGGGTAGGGGAGCAGCTGGAGAAGATGAACCGACAGCGCATGGATGAGCTCTTTGTCCTGATCCGGGACGGCTTCCTGCTCCCCAGCGGCCTCAGCTCCCTggcccagctgctgctgcttGAAATCATCGAATTTCGGGCAGCTGGCTGGAAGACGACCCCGGCTGCCCACAAGTATTACTACAGTGAGGTCTCCGACTAG